A part of Miscanthus floridulus cultivar M001 chromosome 6, ASM1932011v1, whole genome shotgun sequence genomic DNA contains:
- the LOC136458966 gene encoding lysM domain receptor-like kinase 3, whose translation MPPHRLLLPLLHLLLPLGLGVSGAAAAGGNATSAPLACSELSRVCTAFLAFPAAGAGAANATLLESMFDAAPGDLTADAAASPGYAFVRKNCSCLPSRTYLANTTYTIPSSATVSSPNATAADVAAAAYAGLAVPPPGGAAQRSPRPGAVVALHLLCGCSSGPWNYLLSYVGVEGDTVESLSSRFGTSMDAIEAANAMAGPDPITAGKVYYIPLNSVPGQAYVTLPAPPAPAPAPTDYTLSETSDHHSTKFPYGWVIGSMGVALALIAIAVLALVLWKFFGYNPQDPNNQGKSPDRHKFQLLKSGSFCYGSGRYLCCQFGNAKPPRADGGDHHINVPKGMAADVFDREKPIVFTYEEMLTSTDSFSDANLLGHGTYGSVYYGVLRDQEVAIKRMMATKTKEFIVEMKVLCKVHHASLVELIGYAASKDELFLVYEYSQNGSLKNHLHDPESKGCSSLSWIFRVQIALDAARGLEYIHEHTKDHYVHRDIKSSNILLDGSLRAKISDFGLAKLVVKSSDAEASVTKVVGTFGYLAPEYLRDGLATTKSDVYAFGVVLFELISGKEAITRAEGMGASSNSERRSLASVMLTALRKCPNSTYMGNLKDCIDHNLRDLYPHDCAYKMAMLAKQCVDEDPVLRPDMKQVVITLSQILLSSIEWEATQAGNSQVFSGLVAGR comes from the exons ATGCCGccccaccgcctcctcctccccctcctccacctcctcctgcccCTCGGCCTCGGCGTCtccggcgccgccgctgccggaggGAACGCCACGTCGGCGCCGCTCGCCTGCTCCGAGCTCTCGCGCGTCTGCACGGCCTTCCTCGCCTTCCCGGCTGCCGGCGCGGGGGCCGCCAATGCCACGCTGCTCGAGTCCATGTTCGACGCCGCGCCGGGGGACCTCACGGCCGACGCCGCGGCCAGCCCGGGGTACGCCTTCGTGCGTAAGAACTGCTCCTGCCTCCCGTCCCGCACCTACCTCGCCAACACCACCTACACCATCCCCTCCTCCGCGACGGTCTCCTCCCCCAATGCCACCGCCGCCGATGTCGCGGCCGCGGCGTACGCGGGCCTCGCCGTGCCGCCGCCTGGCGGGGCGGCGCAGCGATCGCCGCGACCGGGGGCGGTTGTGGCGCTCCACCTGCTCTGCGGCTGCTCGTCCGGGCCCTGGAACTACCTTCTCAGCTACGTCGGCGTCGAGGGGGACACGGTGGAATCACTGTCGAGTAGGTTCGGGACGAGCATGGATGCCATCGAGGCTGCCAATGCCATGGCCGGCCCCGACCCCATCACCGCGGGGAAGGTGTACTACATCCCACTCAACTCAG TTCCTGGACAGGCGTATGTTACACTACctgctcctcctgctcctgccccAGCGCCAACAGATTACACATTGTCAG AGACATCAGATCACCATTCGACCAAATTTCCTTATGGATGGGTTATTGGTAGCATGGGAGTTGCACTTGCTTTAATTGCTATTGCTGTCCTTGCACTTGTCCTATGGAAATTCTTTGGATATAATCCCCAAGATCCTAATAACCAGGGAAAGAGCCCAGACCGACATAAGTTTCAACTCCTTAAGAGTGGTAGTTTCTGTTATGGTTCTGGAAGATACTTGTGTTGCCAATTTGGAAATGCAAAGCCACCAAGAGCGGATGGTGGTGATCATCATATCAATGTCCCCAAAG GCATGGCAGCAGATGTATTTGATAGGGAGAAGCCTATTGTGTTTACGTACGAAGAAATGCTCACATCAACTGACTCATTTTCTGATGCAAATCTTCTTGGTCATGGTACATATGGTTCTGTCTATTATGGTGTTCTCCGAGACCAG GAGGTTGCGATAAAGAGAATGATGGCCACTAAAACAAAAGAATTCATAGTGGAGATGAAAGTTCTTTGTAAGGTTCATCATGCTAGTCTG GTAGAATTGATTGGCTATGCAGCAAGTAAGGATGAGCTTTTCCTGGTTTATGAGTACTCTCAAAATGGTTCGCTCAAGAATCATCTACATGACCCTGAAAGCAAGG GGTGTTCATCACTTTCATGGATCTTTAGGGTCCAAATTGCACTTGATGCTGCTAGAGGACTAGAATACATTCATGAGCACACCAAAGATCATTATGTTCATAGAGACATTAAATCAAGTAATATCTTGCTTGATGGTTCCTTGAGAGCGAAG ATTTCAGATTTTGGCCTTGCAAAACTTGTAGTGAAATCCAGTGATGCAGAGGCTTCTGTCACTAAGGTTGTTGGAACTTTTGGTTATCTGGCCCCTGA ATACCTGCGGGATGGCCTGGCAACTACAAAGAGTGATGTCTATGCTTTTGGTGTGGTACTTTTTGAGCTAATATCTGGAAAAGAGGCGATTACAAGAGCTGAAGGAATGGGTGCAAGCTCAAACTCTGAGAGACGCTCACTGGCATCAGTT ATGTTAACTGCTCTAAGGAAATGTCCTAATTCAACGTATATGGGGAACCTGAAAGACTGCATTGACCATAATCTAAGGGATCTGTATCCTCATGACTGTGCGTACAAG ATGGCCATGCTAGCGAAACAGTGCGTGGACGAAGATCCTGTTCTGCGGCCGGACATGAAGCAGGTGGTGATCACGCTCTCTCAAATACTGCTGTCTTCTATCGAGTGGGAGGCGACACAGGCTGGGAACAGCCAAGTGTTCAGTGGTCTTGTGGCGGGGAGGTGA